GTTCTGGAACATGGCGTCCCATCAAGTTTGGTTTCAGACGAACCTggccctctcctgcctcctttgGGGCCACCAGGTGTTTCCATCTCCTTCAAATGCAGCTTGTGTCCCTCTTCAGAAGGTTAGGTTACAGGGAGGGGGCACAGACCTCAAAGTGGGGGCTCTCAGAGCCCTTTCTCCTCACACGAGTCAActgtctttctgagtttgggaggtctctctctctctctctctctctctctctctctctgtctgtgtgtgtgtgtgtgtgtgtgtgtgtgtgctggttgGATTCTCTGAGTTCTCAATGGAAAACCAGCCAGGGGGTCTTCCTCCAAGGGAGTTCATGCTTTCTCCTAGGTGTTGCTATTTTGTGCCCCCGGGAAGCAGCCAGCCTGTTTGGAAGAAGCTCAATCTCACTCGTCCTTCTAGCGGGTTCTTTTCTGGCCGCTGTCTGTTCTTACTGCTGTGTATCAGTCTCCGTACTGGTAAGTTCGGATGCTTCAGGCTGTGTGGAGCATAGATGCAGGACATTAGGGTATCCCTGGCCACTGCCCCTACAGCCTCCCCAAAGGAAAGCTGGATGCCCAATACCTAGGTTGATATGTAAGGTTGGTGGTCAGAAAGGGAAGTGTTTGTCCAAACTTTTATATATCTCTTTGCATTTCTTGCTTGGGGTCAGTGGAATGCCCCTCCTGGTCTCTTTGCATGGTAAATCATAAAAGCCACCTTTGAGACGAGCTAGGGGTGGGACCCTGCCAAAGCCAGGGAGGGACCAGCCTTGGCACTAAGTGGAAGCTGGCACCTCACACCTGAGTTGCTACAAGACGCTCTCTCTCGGGCCCTCCTAATGAACCTTAGAGATGAATTCCTTTCTTGCCTTGGTTGGGACAGGGTGGGTGTTTGAATCTTAAGTAAATACATTGTGTCGCTTTTGAACCTCTGCAGAGGCCAAGGTTAAGGAAGTCCATGCAATAGTGGGCAACGACGTGAAGCTCAGTTGCGTTGACCCCCTCAGAAGCCATTTCAACTTGCATGATCTGTATGTCTATTGGCAAATCGATAACCTAAGCGCTGTGGTAGCTTACTATCTGCCTAACGAGTCTCCAGGGATCCATGTGAACAGCTCCTACAAGAACAGGACCCATCTGTCCCTGGACCACATGAAGCAGGGCGACTTCTCTCTGCATCTGAAGAATGTCACCCCTCAGGATACTCAGGAGTTCACCTGCCGGGTATTTAGGGCGTCTACAGTGTTAGGCAAGGCCTTGGAAGAGGTGGTCAGGCTGTATGTGGCAGGTAAGACTCTCAAAGCAGAGATTGGCTTTGCCTAGCATGATGCTCTGGGgaaaaaactgaggaaatcccATTCTGGACTGTCTATGGTGGTGGGTTTCTATGCATCTGTGGAGCTCTGTTGCTGATTCAACTCGAAGTAGATACTGAGAACTGAGTACTAggggtgttgggggtggggtgatggCTCATTGGGTCGAGTGCtgattatatacacacacgtgaGGATCTTAGTTCAATCCCACCACCCGCCTAAAGTCAGGCATAGTAGCATGCATTTCTAGTTCTAATACTAGGGAGGCAGATAGTGGACCCTTGGGGCTCACTGgttagccagcctagcctactgaGGTTTGGGTCAGTGAAagatcctccccccaccccaacaaggTGGGCAGCTCCTGTAGAACAACACTGAAGCACGTGCAGCCCTGCCCAGCCAGCACGTTCGCAAATGTGTGTGCCCACGAGGAGTTAAGGATGCTGGAAATCTAAATGAGGTCGGACTTTAGGGGAATGCTTATAATCTACCAAGGATGCGGAGTTCTTAGTGGGGCCAGATGTATGTCCAGTGAGGAAAACTAGCCCCACATGAGGGAGCAGGAGTTTGGAGTGGGAGCCATCACTACCCACCAGGCTCAGTGtctttctccccatcccccactcctgtTAGCGGCATTCATTAATTTTGCAGCTCTATGACCAAAATGCCTGATGTAGACAAACAAAGGGGCAGAGATGTCCCACAGTTTCAGGTTTCAGACCATCCTGGAGGGAGAGGTATGTCAGGACGGCCCAGATGGTGGCAGGAGTGTGTGGCAGAGTCTGCTCAGCACACAGCAGACCAGGATGCAGAGAAAAGGGAATACATGTCTGTATACAATGCACATGCCTGGTGGCCACAGCGAGTCTAATCtcatgggactggagttacagacggttgtgagcttccatgcggatgctaggaatcaaacccaagacctggaagagcagccagtgctctgatcCATCCCCTcacaccccctcccccttttctctccttatCCATTCTCCCAGTGCATGATGGGAGTTAATTCAGTTAATCCCCTAGACCTCCTCATAGACAAGCATCTGGAAGAGATGGGTTTCAGTCCAGTGAAGATTTAGCCATCTCTATCTGTGGGGCATTTCACCCCACAGGCagagcctctctctcttctggctttGTTTTGGTCAGACTTCCCCACTGGCCAAGCCTCCCTCACCGCtgcctccttcccccccccccccccccacagcaaACTTCAGTACACCTGTCATCAGCACCTCTGGTAGCTCCGACCCCGGCCAGGAACGCACCTACACCTGCATGTCCAAGAATGGCTACCCAGAGCCCAACTTGTATTGGATCAACAGGACAGACAATAGCCTGATAGACAAGACTCTGCAGAATAACACTGTCTACTTGAACGAGTGGGGCCTGTATGATGTAGTGAGCACTTTACGGATCCCTTGGACGCCTCATGTGGATGTAATCTGCTGTGTAGAGAATGTGGCTCTCCACCAGAATATCACCAGCATCAGCCAGGCAGGTGAGGTCCAGGCCGGGGCCCAGGGAGCATAGGGGGGCCTAGGGAGCATCCTGGTTGTAGGTTAGGCGGGGTCCAGAGTCATAAACAGAGTCTTGACAGGGAGAGGCAATGAGAGAGGCTCTTGGTTTCTGAAGGCAGGGACAGTGATTGCTGCTCAGGCCTGTCACAAGAACTTTCCCTCACTGTCCAGGCAAATGATTAGCGTGTCTGTCACCCACAGCAAGTGATTCTTGAGCTCTTTAGCCAGTGAGGGCTAAGGATCTCCAGGGCCTCCTCAGCAGTCACAGAACTTAGtcaggattggggggggggggaagcatacTAGAATACTTCCCCACATTCTTTCATACCCCCACTCCTACCCCAGGGAATTCAGATGGCCATGACTGCTGGCTGGGTCCTCTATGGACCACAAAGACATGACTTTCCCCAGAGGCCATAGTTGTCCCAGTCTAGGTAAGGGACCAAGCCAGTCACCAGATATCAGAATGATCATATCAATAAGATGTGTCCCAAATAGATGAACCACAGAGGGGTAATTCTGGCAAGAGGAAGCCAGAAACTGGGGTGCGGTGGGGTGGTAAATAGCTGTCTTCTTTGGGGTTGGTAATGGTACTGGTATTCTTAGTGGGCACCAGTGTGTTGTACAAACCTCAAAGCGTGTCACCTCCAGAAGAGCCTGTATTTCTTATATACCCCTCCCTTGTAAGCCTGGGGACAGTGGCTCCAAGTCTCATAGTAGGTCAGGAGACCTTTGCTCAAAAGAGCACCCATATACCAGCCTGAGATTTTACAGCTCACACAATGATAATAGGAAGCCTTTTGAAAGCTACTGCCCCTTCTTTTCCACGGAGAAGACTTTCCCATCACGGTCCTTAAGTGTTGAGCATTttcccttttccattttttttttttttgggggtggggggtgggggctgggttGAGtaaaggcaggatttctctgtagactaggctggcctctgcctccccagtgctaggattaaaggtaccTGCCACCACCGCTCAGGCCCCATTTCCTTCCTTTAGACAGGGCCTCgtgtagcctcaaactcactgtatgcccaaggtgaccttgaactcctgatcctctctctgcctccacctctggagtgctgggattacaaacgtTAGGCCATGGAGTGAACCCAGGGCTTGATGTATGTTAAGCAAGTGTTGTGCCCACTGAACCATGCCCCCAgcccagtttctcctccctgcAGATAGTTTCACTGGAAACCAGGTCACAAAGAACCCGCAGGAGCGGCACAAAGTGGAGATGAGCAGCGCCCTTTTCTCCGGCCTCGTCCTCGTTGTACTACTGGTGGCAGTGGCTGTCATTTTCGTCGTGGTGTACAGATGCAGGCGTACCCGCCGAAGCTACACAGGTTTGTGTGAGACTCATTGACTGTTTACCTATGGGTGCATCAGTTTCTACAGCATCCTACACTTCATTCaagatcttatttatttatttgtttttgagacagggtttctctgtgtagccctggctgtcctgggactcaccctgtagaccaggctggccttgaactcagaaatccgcctgcctcccaagtgctgggattaaaggcgttaaGATCCAATTTTAAAGTAGgccagtagtggtgcacgcctttaatcccagcaactgggaggcagaggcaggtggatctctgtgagttcgaggccagcctggtcaatagagcgagttccaggacagcctgtcgtgaaaaaaaaatccagttttaaAAGCACCAGCATACTTAGCGACACAGCCTGAATCCTCCCAGGAGAGGGTTAGAGcctccattttttaatagagcCAAGCTATCGGCCAGAAGCTCACATTCCAGGCTCAAGGGGATGATGGAGCCTAGATGCAGAGGTGGGATGGATGAGCAGGGGAGTGCTCAGGCTTTAAAGGCACGGGGCTCATACTTAAACCCCCAAGGACAGTTCCCAGAGATGGGATATAGTTCATTTCTGTGCATTCTAATTTATGGGCAAGTATATGCCTGGAAGTCTTGTGCACTCCAAGGACAGGCCCAGAAAGTAGCACATCCTACACATGGGCCACAGTGCAGACTCTATGGCCAGAAAGTCTAGACGTGCTGGAAGGAGTCCGGGAAGTGAAGGAAGCTAAATAGAGCCCGTGCCACCGCTGTCCCCCCAGCCTGGCGCAGACCCTTGCAgacccttcttccctttctcacgAGCTTCCGTTGTGTTCCAGTTTGTTCAGACCAATCCTAGTGGAGTCTGAACAACACTCCTCAGCCAAGCTGTGCTGGGGACAcagagcttctttttttttttttttttttttttaaatatttttacttgtatGTAAGTGTAGAAGCCCATAGAGGGATGAAGAGCGTTAGATCCcctggtggttgtgagccgccatgtgggtgttgggaactgaacccaggtcctctggcaagagcagcaagtgttcttaactgttatcttagtcagggtttgtattcctgcacagaacatcatgaccaagaagcaagttggggaggaaagggtttattcagcttacacttccatatcgctgttcatcaccaagggaagtcaggacaggaactcacacagggcaggaacttggagacagaagctgatgcagaggccatggaggggtgctgcttactggcttgctcagcctgctttcttatagaacccaggaccaccagcccagggatggcaccactcacaatggtcctcccacattgatcactaattgagaaagtgccttacagctgaatctcatggaggcatttcctcaagggaggctactttctgtgataactccagcttgtgtcaagttgacataaaaccagccagtgcaaCCACTAAGCCTGCTCTCCATTTCGGATACATTTCTGAGTATCTTAAATGCTCCCTGTATACTTACTCTTTGAAATCCATCTTCTCTTAAAAGCAAGGTTTTCTGGGGAGTCCCCGTGGGAGCCTAGAAGGATGATGCTACTGTGAGCCCACCCTCCAACAAAGCCTGAACCTCTCTGCTTTGACCCGCAGGACCCGGGACCGTACAGCTTGAGCTCACAGGCGAGTGTGCTTGCCGGGAGAATCCGGTTGGCTGAGCTGTTCTGATCTCTCACACCTTTGGTTGGTAGTTTTCCATACCTGATGATTCCAGAGATGCAGAAACCCTGTACTGTGGTGGAGACTTCTGGACCCTGCACAGCAGTCTGGCATAggtccctcctgcctctgctctgcagGACCCTATAGACTCTGTGACTCTGGCAGCCCAGAGTCCCTTGGTGGAGGTGTACACTCTGTAGTTTCAAGAACAGTTTGCAGGTGGATTCCGTCATCTCCAGAGGTGTGGATTCATATCCCGATTTTGGAAAAACATCCACAGAGGTATTTGGTTGACCACAAGGAGATCCTGGCTTTAAGTACTTTTACTACCTCAAAGTGACTGTGCCCTTCCCAAACCTGGCTTTTTCATGTTAGAGATGGTAGTATATGTGGTCTCCTTGGTGCAGTGTGGTCTGTTTGCTGACACCTACCACCCCACTCCAGTGGACAAGCTAGTGTCAGGCCACTTTGGAACAAGTGAGTTCTGGGTCACCTGGTCCTAACCCAGTCATGTGACTGCGATAGCCAGCTGCTTCTAGTTTTTAGCTCCCCTTTTCCTCACTGGTCTGAGTGCCTGGAAAAATCATTTTACTGCCTCCAAAATTTAAAGCACTGAGCATGGTTCAGTAGCGTGAGCTTGCCTGACAGGCGGGCATGAGGAGGCAGGTCCTGccttcaccttcctctctcttccctccaagACCATACCTGACAGGACTCTGCCCAGAATGTGGACAGGGTTTCTGGGAGATGTCCCCAGGTGGATGTCAGACCCAGCTTCAGAGTGGACTCCCATGGGCCTGGTGACAGAGGACAAGGAGCTGTCTGCTTATGTGCGGTGGTGGAGGATGGGCTTTATGAGACACAGAGGCTTCATCCTAGAAACGCCGAGGAAGATCTTTCCAGTGGACAGCAGCAACATTATTAGAATATGGAGCCTCCAGTGAGCCATCGCCCCGAGAGGAGGAACAGCTTGTGAGgagatcctccccccccccccccagcacgtGACTCAGTCCCAGGATCTTTTATAAAAGGGCATTTGAACCACTCTGAAAGCACCTACAAAATCCACTGGAGACCGTTTTCCTGCAGGACCTTCAGTGGGGGAGGAAGCCTGAATTTACCTCAGTATCAAGCTACTTGGGCATCCTAGAGGATATGTGGGGTTTTGTTTACCGAAAACCCACTGCTGGCTGACAATGGTTAGGTTCAGAGGTTTGGGGACACTCAGCTTCAAAACATCAATGGGACATGCCTCAAAGCAAAATGTGGCCCAGGTGCCACATAAGGAGGCTTCTCCCTCACTGAAGGCCCTCAAGCCTGACTTCCTGTGGATACAGAAGCTTCTCGAAAGCCTTGAGCTCATTCAGACGGAACAGAAAACAGGACAGTTCCACCCAGTCTCAGCAGCCTGTGAAGACTTCAAAACTCCAGCCTCCTGGGTCTCCATGTTGCTGGCCAGAATAGAGCTAACTGTTTGGTTTCTAGATGGTTCTGCAAAGTTGACTACATGAAAACCTTGGTGTGCACAATCTCCAGGTTGATGTATTAGGGGGCATGGACCCCCCCATGGAACACAGGATCTGACCCTAGCTGAGGGCAAGCTCCTTCCTACCCAGAGGCCTGGACAGTCAGggcctgcccgcctgcctgctATGTGGCTCGGGCCCAGTGTTGACAGATGTGAGAGATCTCAGGAAAGAGGAGTGAGAACCCTGGGCTCAAAGGGACCAGtattatgaagatttttttttttatgcaccCACATAGACTTTTTATTCTTCACACTGACTTATTCAATGACTGTAAAGAATGACCCACTTAAGTCCTTCCTGCAAACAAAGCATTACTTACCTGTAGAATAGCAGCTGTCGTTATGGGTCTTGAGTTGGCAGCTACAAGCAAACAAGTACAAAGCTGGGGGTGCAAGAAACTGGGGTACAGTGTCCCCAGGACAGATGTTTGGGAATTAGAGGCCTCCTTGAGGCCCACAGTTCTAGGACACAGCCATACCTCAGGTGTCCCAGGAACTCAAGAGTCTGGCAGCCCAGTAGGGGTATTCTGTCCACTTTCACTTTTGTCAGAGGTAGTTTAGGGTCAGAAAGAGGGCAACCCAGCGAGCTAGCTAGCTGCCTTGGGGCACTAGACCAGACACAATCCCTCTCCAagtccccccaccctccaccccccagtTTATGTAGGCATGGGGAGCCCTTCACAGACCCCTGGCTGTACAGTTACCATCACCTGCTGATCCCAGCAGGCTCCCACCTTCCCGTGGAATTCTGGGAgcatgcccccaccccacccccttagCACATCAGCTTTCACGAGACTTGCCCTGTAACCTCTGACTCCTTCAGCCCAGAACCTTGCGGTCGTTCTTTATCTGGGTTGTAGATGGGGCATAGTGACTTCTAGAAACCTGACaaggaaataaatataagatGTGCTTTCTGCCTTGTGTCAGTGTGGTGAGTCTGGCTTCATTCGCCCTGATGTGGCTACCACTATAGGTAGCTCTGTTCCTCAGGGGACATGTGCCAGCACCCTTGCAGTTTGTTACAGCCCTGACTCAGAAGCCCAAGGTCTCTCCCATAGAACCCAAAAATAAATGTCCCAAGGTGGAAGGTCCTGACCTGGTAGGTGGACAGGGCACGTGACCCCCCCAGCTAGAACTCATCATTGcattctgtgcctcagtttcctcactgtGAAGTGAGGCACCGGGTCAGTTCAGTACAGACATTCCTGATAGAGACCCTGGTCTGGGATGACAGTTGTGGCTCTGGAATGGCCACACTCAAGAGTAGATGGCTCTCCGATACTGTAGCCTGCTCTGTAGTGCGTCTGAGGATGTGTCAGCTTGCTCTTTTACACAGTACCCATCCCTGCCAGGGCCCAGCTCTAGCTTGGCTGTTGTATCTCCCTCCCAGTCCAACCTTTTAAACAGAGGACAACCCATGCATCTGATGGGGCAGCAGCCCCTGTGACAGTCAATCTGGGAATGATTTCATCCTTTGTGAGGATGCCAGGCGTCTAAGGAGGTGTAGACTTGTGGAGGCTCTGGCTAAAGCCTCCTCGCCCACCCTGAGGCTCCCCAAATTAGAAATTCCCAAAGCCCCCACTCCACCTGATCATTGCTAGGGAGCCCCTCCCATCCCAGCAAGCAGAGATGAGGCTTTCGTGTGGACCCCTTTTAGACTGTCCTCACCCCAAGATCTCTGACACTCTTTGCAGACATTCCCACAAGTCCTCCTGGGAACTGGTGGATTGTTGGCTCCCAACAGCACAGTCCAAGCCCAGAACGGAGTGGGCTCCTGATTCCAtcacctccctccccttcccctcccaggAGGCCTTGAGTCACATGTGGCCACCACACACTGCTTGTCCCCACCTCCCCTTGACAAACAGGAGCTAAACaatccccccccccgcccccttccctGATGTCCCTTTCCAGGTCCCAGACCATGGGGTGCTTTCCAAGGGCTCCACCCAACCGCCAAGGATTTGGGTAGTTGGAGGGCCTGTTGCATGAGCTGGGTAGGAAGCAGGCTCTGGGAACTGACTTCCCAAAGAACTagtaccccaccccacccccaccaaagtTGACGCAGCTGTTGAGTTGGGAAGCTGCAGACTTGAACATAAGAAATTTCCACTTTTAGCAATGGGGGTTGACAGTCACTTATGCATGCAGACCCCATTGCTCTATACTATCCCtcccagcctgggttacagagtaagttctacaGCAGCTAGGGCTacaacagagagaccctgtctcgaactaacacacacacacacacacatatacacacatatgtgatgtacatatatatatatgtatgtatatacatatatagttatatttatgtatatatgtatatatacacgcatatatacatatatatgtgtatatatatacataaatatgtgtatatacatatatacatacatacatatatatgactcaaaactatatacacatatatatgactcAAATTGACAAGGAACAGCTAGAATCACACTGTAAGGTCCTTCTCtgatagcttctttttcttttttctttgtcttccttccttccttccttctctcctcctccaccttgtttttgttttgttttgtttttcaagacagggtttctctgtgtagccctaactatcctggaactcactctgtagaccaggctggcctcgaactcagatccacttgcctgtctcctgagtcttggcatcaaaggcatgcactaccactgcctggcacagatGGCATCTTAAAGAACAGCTAGGCAGAGGTGGCACCTGCCTTTggctccagcactcaggagacaggcagtcagatctgtgagttcaaggccagcctggtctacagatccagttccaggacagccagggctacactgagaaaccctgtcttgaaaaaacaacaaaacaaaacaaaacaaaaaatctggcTCAGGCCTTTGTAATTTACTGACGtttttctggctttttctttttcattcttgaaAACCATCCAGACACCATGAGAAACATCAAAAATCAACAAGCCTAGCTATGACACAGGACACTCTTTTGCAAGTTGGAACAGCTGAAGTTGTTTGCTTAGAAGCCAGTGCTATGTGATGTCACCTTAATAAAACAATGTTGGATCCAAACTACACACATAATATAATAAACTACCGTTCAATGATGGGGCTTGGTGAGTTCCTAGGTAGACCTCAGAGCAAACACGGACAGAGCACAGAGCTCTACCATAACCATGCTTTGGGTTGTGAATGATACCGAATACTCTGGTGCTGGAATCTTTACCCTGTTACCTCCTTTACTTTGTGTCATGATGTAAGTAACAACCACAATGTCTACTCTTTGGTCATTTCcctcttctttcccactgtcccagAATCAGGTGGCCAGCCTGACTCTGCAGGGACTTTGGAGATCATCTGGAAACAAATGTGCTTGGTTTTTGAAGGGGGATAGCCAAATCCCATCTCCAGAACCAGCTAACCATCTGGTCAGCTGCacggaatatatatatatatattttcacataaacacacatatatacacacatatatacacatgtatatatgtatatatacacgtatacatatgtatacatatatatacacgtgtgtatatatatacacacatatatacatatatatatatatatatatatatatatatatgtataatatacacacacagaagccatTTGTTCTATAAACCAGAACCCAGCACTTTACACTGGACAGGAGATTGGCTATTGAGTTCATCAACTACTGACTGAACCCAAAGCACCCACTGTCCTAGTGAACAGTATAAATGTGTCCAGACAAGCCTTGTCATCTCCACTCGAGGTCATGGTCCCTTTGAGAGCTGAACAACCCTTTCATGGGGATTGACTATCCAATGTCCTGCAtattacatatttacattacaattcatactAGCAGCActgcagttataaagtagcaatgagataattttatggttggaggtcaccacatcatgaggaactgtattaaagggtcacagcattatgcaggttgagaaccactgatctattGGGTCACCTATTGGGAACTGGGATTGACAAGTTTTTCTTTAAGTTCATGGGTGAGCACCCATGATCAAGGAGGCTCAATCTGGCAGAATGTCTTTCCTGAGATTCTCCCTAGTGATACTTGGGGTAACTAACTGCTTGGAAGCCTATAGCCACAatcaagtttgtgtgtgtgtgtgtgttttacagggtttctctgtgtagctctggctgtcatggaactcgctctctgtagaccaggctggcctcaaactcagagatccagagatctgcctgcctctgcctcccaagtgctgggattaaaggtgtgcacccacaCTGTCcagtctctctgtgtttctttaagaTCCTCTAACAAGAAGGCTCTATGAATGAAGGTGGATTAGAATTCTCCCACCACCTCCGCTAATAAAACCATCCAGGGAATCCTAGAGCCAAGCttcctgacaaaagaaaaatcaggggtttttctttaaaggactaAAGTCTACTTCTACTTCTGTGATGTTTAAGAAACCATCATagaactctgtttattgtcctgctctgtttattgtcctgcatgttctttgactatctgggtttattgtcttgcttgttccttgactatttgcatctattgtattgctagttcctcaacctagaactgaccttaatacttgcatgtaaaatggtataaaagcaaaaaggaggaggaggaatgggataagggatggggggggggggatggggaaaggggataccatctaaaatgtaaatagataaaatatcgaattaaaaaaaaaaagaaaagaaattgccaggcagtggggcgcacgcctttgatcccagcacttaggaggcagagacaggcggatttctgagttggaggccagcctggtctacagagtgtgttccaggacagccagggctacacagagaaacccagtctcgcaaaacaaaacaaaaacaacaacaaaaagaaaccatctGAATGGTGACTTTAGACGAATCTCCGAACCAGTTCTCCCATCgacaatgaaagagagagagagaggtcttggGCCAGGATTGCCCTTTCTCTACCCACAATCCC
The sequence above is drawn from the Arvicanthis niloticus isolate mArvNil1 chromosome 20, mArvNil1.pat.X, whole genome shotgun sequence genome and encodes:
- the Icoslg gene encoding ICOS ligand → MQLTCCYFVPPGSSQPVWKKLNLTRPSSGFFSGRCLFLLLCISLRTEAKVKEVHAIVGNDVKLSCVDPLRSHFNLHDLYVYWQIDNLSAVVAYYLPNESPGIHVNSSYKNRTHLSLDHMKQGDFSLHLKNVTPQDTQEFTCRVFRASTVLGKALEEVVRLYVAANFSTPVISTSGSSDPGQERTYTCMSKNGYPEPNLYWINRTDNSLIDKTLQNNTVYLNEWGLYDVVSTLRIPWTPHVDVICCVENVALHQNITSISQADSFTGNQVTKNPQERHKVEMSSALFSGLVLVVLLVAVAVIFVVVYRCRRTRRSYTGPGTVQLELTGECACRENPVG